From Mauremys mutica isolate MM-2020 ecotype Southern chromosome 23, ASM2049712v1, whole genome shotgun sequence, a single genomic window includes:
- the LOC123355255 gene encoding interferon alpha-inducible protein 27-like protein 2 isoform X1 produces the protein MVGFIPIAVGATVGLGVATVAVPAALGAVGFTGAGIAAGTLAAKMMSAAAVANGGGVAAGSTVAVLQSVGAAGLSLATKGAVTAVGGALAFFFPK, from the exons GATTTATCCCCATTGCTGTTGGAGCAACTGTCGGATTAG GCGTTGCCACCGTTGCTGTCCCAGCAGCCCTCGGGGCAGTCGGCTTTACTGGAGCCGGCATTGCAGCTGGGACACTTGCTGCCAAGATGATGTCAGCAGCGGCCGTAGCCAATGGAGGAGGGGTAGCCGCTGGAAGTACTGTGGCAGTGCTGCAATCTGTGG GTGCTGCAGGACTTTCTCTTGCTACAAAAGGTGCAGTGACAGCTGTTGGGGGGGCACTTGCATTCTTCTTTCCAAAGTGA
- the LOC123355255 gene encoding interferon alpha-inducible protein 27-like protein 2 isoform X2, translating to MVGFIPIAVGATVGLGVATVAVPAALGAVGFTGAGIAAGTLAAKMMSAAAVANGGGVAAGSTVAVLQSVETAAATCLLLVLPSQQTALTIPLAGG from the exons GATTTATCCCCATTGCTGTTGGAGCAACTGTCGGATTAG GCGTTGCCACCGTTGCTGTCCCAGCAGCCCTCGGGGCAGTCGGCTTTACTGGAGCCGGCATTGCAGCTGGGACACTTGCTGCCAAGATGATGTCAGCAGCGGCCGTAGCCAATGGAGGAGGGGTAGCCGCTGGAAGTACTGTGGCAGTGCTGCAATCTGTGG AAACAGCCGCTGCAACCTGCCTTTTGCTTGTTCTGCCATCTCAACAAACAGCCCTTACAATCCCTTTGGCTGGTGGCTGA